The Desulfohalovibrio reitneri genome contains a region encoding:
- a CDS encoding helix-turn-helix domain-containing protein gives MEGPFESDSLPSRERDDDMLRLDLHQVDRRTALRTWLAYHGVSESDLARRLGVSPSTVARFVGGQRASKNILERLVREGLPRELLERDA, from the coding sequence ATGGAAGGACCGTTCGAGAGCGACTCGCTCCCCAGCCGGGAGCGTGATGACGACATGCTTCGCCTGGATTTGCACCAAGTTGACAGGCGTACCGCCCTGCGTACTTGGCTCGCCTACCATGGGGTCAGCGAATCCGATTTGGCCCGCAGGCTGGGCGTCAGCCCCTCCACGGTAGCCCGCTTCGTCGGCGGGCAACGCGCATCCAAAAACATCCTAGAGCGGCTCGTTCGCGAGGGGCTGCCGAGGGAACTTCTGGAGCGCGACGCCTGA
- a CDS encoding helix-turn-helix domain-containing protein, translating into MRLVLDLSAVDRERALRAWLVYHGIGEKRLAEQCGVTPSTITRLIKGQRCSRKLIGMLVDMGIPASLLPSPGPGPGRPRKTE; encoded by the coding sequence ATGCGGCTCGTTCTGGATTTGAGCGCCGTGGACCGCGAGCGCGCCCTGCGCGCCTGGCTCGTGTACCATGGAATCGGAGAGAAGCGCCTCGCCGAACAATGCGGCGTGACCCCCTCCACCATCACCCGGCTCATCAAGGGTCAGCGCTGCTCCCGCAAGCTCATCGGCATGCTGGTGGACATGGGGATTCCCGCGTCCCTGCTGCCTTCCCCCGGTCCCGGACCCGGCCGTCCCCGCAAAACCGAATGA
- the priA gene encoding replication restart helicase PriA yields the protein MGPFVSVLLLSPPYSILTYALPDYLPRDAWFPGCRVLAPLGNGSRAAVLLDTESDPPPGVEVKPLLWPLEREPLLDADYLDMARNLAARQCRGLGEVLAALLPQGFRSAKVAFEDRSGGRPRRVEAAALRKADQGELERLAGAWMRGEMGQATPLAREAERYVILECEPPWPIRPGAKRQEEVLEFLLGRGDTPLPVLKSALGDGADRAVSALADKGLVRIAREAWEPAPEKEGPADDAWSLEPTAEQAEVIGNLREALERGAFHPALLHGVTGSGKTLVYLHLARACLEAGRSVLVLAPEVALALALYRRFHGALGEKVAFHHGYQARARREKLFERAARSPEPTVVVGTRSSLFLPQRDLGLVILDEEHDESFKQEERLSYQAKEVAWFRCERAGAVLLLGSATPDVKTYQAGESGAMVKHTLANRVGGGRLPGVDLVDMSQAGPEPLGSTTAEALQATVEAGEQAVILLNRRGYAPIMFCQVCREPVGCPECKVSLTFHKARGRLLCHYCGHSSPFPCVCGQCGQADMFPMGEGTERLEERLGDLLPSGTNVLRLDRDAGRNQERMEAILAKFARGEAQVLVGTQMLSKGHHFPDVTLAVAADADLGLNLPDYRAAERVFQLLVQVSGRAGRGEKPGRVLIQTRSPSHPFWNFVLRADYEGFFRRELEMRRRFGYPPFAKLGLIRLSHKAGDEGGASELKRLSSLLRERAAELGVRMLGPAPAPLAQLKGRLRFHCLCKADAWPDLRSLYAEARSAVGRDSPLRLNLDLDPLNML from the coding sequence ATGGGCCCCTTCGTCAGCGTCCTGCTGCTTTCCCCTCCCTATTCCATCCTGACCTACGCCCTGCCGGACTACTTGCCCCGGGACGCCTGGTTCCCTGGCTGCCGGGTGCTGGCGCCGCTGGGCAACGGCTCCCGAGCGGCCGTTTTGCTGGACACCGAGTCCGACCCGCCGCCGGGAGTGGAGGTCAAGCCCCTGCTCTGGCCCCTGGAGCGCGAGCCGTTGCTGGACGCCGACTACCTGGACATGGCCCGCAATCTGGCCGCGCGGCAGTGCCGGGGGCTGGGCGAGGTGCTGGCCGCGCTGTTGCCACAGGGGTTCCGCAGCGCCAAAGTGGCCTTTGAGGACCGCTCCGGCGGACGGCCGCGCCGGGTGGAGGCGGCCGCGCTGCGCAAGGCGGACCAGGGGGAACTGGAGCGGTTGGCCGGAGCCTGGATGCGCGGCGAAATGGGGCAGGCCACCCCCCTGGCCCGCGAGGCGGAGCGGTACGTCATTCTGGAGTGCGAACCGCCGTGGCCCATCCGGCCCGGCGCCAAGCGGCAAGAAGAGGTGCTGGAGTTCCTTCTTGGACGGGGGGACACGCCGCTTCCGGTGCTCAAGTCCGCCCTTGGCGACGGAGCGGACCGTGCCGTATCCGCCCTGGCGGACAAGGGACTGGTGCGCATCGCCAGGGAGGCCTGGGAACCGGCCCCGGAGAAGGAGGGGCCGGCGGACGACGCCTGGTCGTTGGAGCCCACGGCGGAACAGGCGGAGGTCATCGGGAATTTGCGCGAGGCGCTGGAGCGCGGGGCTTTCCATCCGGCCCTGCTGCACGGCGTTACCGGCAGCGGCAAGACCCTGGTCTACCTGCATCTGGCCCGGGCCTGCCTGGAGGCGGGACGCTCCGTGCTGGTGCTGGCCCCGGAGGTGGCTCTGGCTCTGGCCCTGTACCGGCGTTTCCACGGCGCCTTGGGGGAGAAGGTGGCCTTTCACCACGGCTACCAGGCCCGCGCCAGGAGGGAGAAACTGTTCGAGCGGGCCGCCCGGTCGCCGGAGCCGACGGTTGTCGTGGGCACCCGTTCCTCCCTTTTCCTGCCGCAACGCGACCTGGGGCTGGTCATTCTCGACGAGGAGCACGACGAGTCCTTCAAGCAGGAGGAACGGCTCTCCTACCAAGCCAAGGAAGTGGCCTGGTTCCGCTGCGAGCGGGCCGGGGCGGTGCTGCTGCTGGGCTCCGCCACCCCGGACGTAAAAACCTACCAGGCGGGCGAGAGCGGGGCCATGGTCAAACACACCCTGGCCAACCGGGTGGGCGGAGGCAGGCTGCCGGGCGTGGATCTGGTGGACATGTCCCAGGCCGGGCCGGAGCCGCTCGGCTCCACCACGGCCGAGGCGCTGCAAGCCACGGTGGAAGCCGGGGAACAGGCGGTCATCCTGCTCAACCGGCGCGGCTACGCGCCCATCATGTTCTGTCAGGTCTGCCGTGAGCCGGTGGGCTGTCCCGAATGCAAGGTGTCCCTGACCTTCCACAAGGCAAGGGGGCGGCTGCTCTGCCACTACTGCGGCCATTCCAGCCCCTTCCCCTGCGTCTGCGGCCAATGCGGGCAGGCGGACATGTTTCCCATGGGCGAAGGGACGGAGCGGCTGGAGGAGCGACTGGGCGACCTGCTGCCCTCCGGCACGAACGTATTGCGGCTGGACCGGGACGCGGGCCGCAACCAGGAGCGCATGGAGGCCATCCTGGCCAAATTCGCCCGGGGCGAGGCCCAGGTGCTGGTGGGCACCCAGATGCTCTCCAAGGGCCACCACTTCCCGGACGTCACTCTGGCTGTGGCCGCGGACGCCGACCTGGGGTTGAATCTGCCAGACTACCGGGCCGCAGAGCGCGTCTTTCAACTGCTGGTGCAGGTATCCGGCCGCGCAGGGCGGGGGGAAAAGCCGGGACGGGTGCTCATCCAGACAAGAAGCCCGTCCCATCCGTTCTGGAATTTCGTGCTGCGGGCGGACTACGAGGGGTTCTTCCGCCGGGAACTGGAAATGCGGCGGCGTTTCGGCTACCCGCCCTTCGCCAAGCTGGGGCTCATCCGGTTGAGCCACAAGGCGGGTGACGAGGGGGGCGCATCGGAACTGAAGCGGCTCTCCAGCCTGTTGCGCGAGCGGGCAGCGGAACTGGGGGTGCGCATGCTGGGTCCGGCCCCGGCTCCGCTGGCTCAGCTCAAGGGCAGGCTGCGCTTCCACTGCCTGTGCAAGGCCGACGCTTGGCCGGATCTGCGCTCACTCTACGCCGAGGCCAGGAGCGCGGTGGGACGCGACTCGCCCCTGCGTCTCAACCTGGACCTCGATCCGCTGAACATGCTGTAG